The segment CCTATGGGCTAATAGAGGCAGTGACAATGGCTCTAGGGTGGTGGCAGAGAGCCAGGCTTGAAGTTCCATAGGTACCAGAAGCTTTTGTATTTAGTAGTTTTGCTGTGAATTATAATGGCCAGGCTTGAcactgtcaattttttttttttggcttgggtCAATGTACACTGTATTTTGATAGAAAACTTCTAACTGTAACACTGAatgataaaacaaagcaaaaaaccaacCGATATCACATTTGTTTAAATACCAATGTAATTTCAACTTATTTCAGTAAGCTACTGAATTTGACCCACAAATTATTATTGAACTCTGTAAAAGCGCTCTCTCACCATTTTTACCCTTATGAGAGAGCAGATGACATTGACCTTATGTGGCTGGTTGGTAGTACAGAGAAGGTTAAATAAACCAAACTGCATTCTCTTTCCTTGGTCTGAATCTCAGTACTCCATGGAGTAGAAGGCAGAGGTGTTATCCATGGGGATCTGTGTTTTATGTTAGCTAGCCTTCAGATCCAGACGCTCAGAGAGAATGAGGTCCTCAGGGCTTTAGAGGACGGGACCACTGGGTTTCAGGCTCAACAATCAGAGTctacagaagaaaatgtgggggaTAAAGAAcatgtcagggtggggatgggCTATCAATCATTGCGTCTCTGCAGATTTACTTAGTCTTTCCTCTGGCGGTTTGACAGCTGCGTGAAGAAATTGTGAAAGGCCCTTCATTcaccacagacacagaaatgAGCTTCTTCTGGCCTTTCCTTATTCTAACTTCACATTTGGGATTGGTCTAAGTATTCCATCTGGCAAAGGTCCATTTCAAAGGACTCTAGAGACCATCTACCCAATGTGCCTCCTTTCCCACAGCCAAGGCTTATCCTTTTAAGATTTAGAAGCTTAGAGGGAACCAGAATCAGAGTAGTTTGGTGGGGGCATATCTGCAGATGGACCCTCAGAAACAGCCTGTACTCCCACCGAGAAGGAGCAAAAAGAGGCAGCTGCGAAGACCAAGAAGAAGGAGCCCTGAGCAGACCGCAGAAGGAGGCGGAGACTGAAGGGGCTGGGCTTCGTGCAGCCTGATAGACCTCCCTCAGGAAGAGTGCTGGGGGAAAAGGCATACAGGTTTTTCCAGGACAGCTGAGGTAAGTACAGGAGGAGGCATGCTTTGGATTGGGGTTACTTGTAGCTGAAGACCTTCCAAGACACCTCTTGATACGATGAAGAACCAGATGTGCTGGGTGGGGCTAGTGGTGTGGAGCCTCTCACCCAAGTGACAGGCAATCCGAGCAATGGGGGGAAAGGGTGAGAATGTTCAATGTTGCCTGAAAGTAGTTTTCAGGTATCTTTCCCCACAGCGACTGGTTTACTGGGGACTATGGGGAGGCTGGTGGAGGATAGGAGTAGAACTGAAGAAAGAACAGATTGGGCTGGAGTTGGACTGGGTCACTCAGGACTAGACCGGGTTTCAGTGTATGGACATAGACAGCCTGGGTTTTACAATGGTTGAGGCACAGCTTGGGATGGGAGGTCAGGCTCTAGCTGTGGTTTTGTTGGGGGGCTTTGGGTAGAGTCAAGGCTCAGTCAACACTGCATCAAGAATCAGATTGGACCCCTTGCCAAGACTCTAGTTCTGATCTTGATTCAACCCTAGGATTGAAGTCTAGctcatttaaaatgtgatttaagGTCTAGACAGCCAACTCCCTTACCTTGTATCCTTTGCCTTAAGATGTGTTAGAGCCCTTGTGGCTGTCTAAATAAGGATTATTTTCTCTCACTTTGGGTCTTTGCCTTTGCCAGaatacactacactacactacactacactacactacactacactacacttcactaaacacacacacacacacacacacacacacacacacacacacacgaatgctcTCAAACAAGTCTGTTGTTTATATTCCTCTGTTACTCAGTGTTATGGCAAAGCCTTCAGGCACTCATGATCTGACCCTTAACCTGGTCTGAATTTCTCTCAGCCTTCCTTGCTCTTAGTTTTGGCACTTTGAACTTTCTGCTCATACTCAGAGAGTCTTTGTTGCCTTAAGATAGTTTCTTCCTGTGGTCTCCCAAGCCTGAAATGCTCTTTATCTAGGTCTGTGAATGACTGGCCAGTTCTCAATACAGGCTGCTCAGTTTGCATGCCATTTCCTTAACTGTCTTCTCTGCTTTCGGGCTCGGATATCAATCCTAATGCTCTGACTTATCTTTAGTGCACTTTCCCTTACTTGCAATTTTCTTGCCTATGTCTTCACATTTTGTCATTGCCAGCCCAATTTGTGGGCTTCAAGGAAGCTGTGATATTGTCTGATTACCTGTTGTTTGATATCCTAATTGTCTGACTGTTGCTGCCTCCTTATCTCACTGAATCCTGACTAACTGCAGCTGGTCCTGCAAACCTTAACTTGATAACAGCACTTTAGGGGACCCTCTGAGCCTGAAGACCTAGACCTTTGCCTCCAGGAGGCTGCAGCTCACAGCCTTGCCCTGGCACTCATCACAATATGCCATGATGACTGCATGCTTGTCTCAGTCTTTCCACACACTGGGAGGTCTTGAGCTGTGTCTTGTTTACTCTGAAACTCAGGGTTTCTGGTGTTTACTGCTGAGCTGGGCAGGCAGGAGCCAGGCAGGAATAACTGTCAGATGAAAAATGAGTGCACTGAACCAACCTCCCATCAGTCATTTATGGTGCTACCCACTTGCAGGCAGTAGTCACAGCCAGACAAGTTTCACAGGCTACCAATGTCCACTTCCGGCTTTGCCAATTTGTAGATGACTAACTATACAGGAAGTGGGGAAGGGTGGGTAGAGACCTGAGCTCTAGATATTCTTTCTGAGGTGACTTTAGGGGATCAGACTAACCTGCAAGATCTTAACTCTATCTTTCAAGTAGTGGCCATCAAGGACAAGGATGCCCAACATCCTCCATGTTCACCTACTTCACCTAATCCAAGCAGGCTTTAGGCCACACTGGATGTTGGTAGTTTGGATAACGTGGTTCTGAGGATAATACTCATATGAAGTGTTGAGAAAAGGTCAGCTTCCTCAAGAATCAAGTGTCAGGCTCCTCCAGGATGCAGGCCCAGTGTTGCCCACCAGGCCTACCTTCCCTCTCTGGGCTTGGAAGTAGGATCCAGAGGGTCCTAGCTATGTCTGGTTCCACTCTAAGAACCTTCTCTCCCACATATTCCAGCAAAGGCTGGAGGTAGCACCAGTGGCTCTCACATGGTTGCTCTGGGTATGAGACAATGTTTTTATCCCAGGTAAGGACAAAGACCACAAATTTCCAACCTCATTCCTTCTTGCCCCCTCCTACTTTTTAGGTTCCCCTAAGTGGGGAGCACTGCTTAGGTGTCCTGACCCCTAAAGAAGCTGCTGGACTCAGGTCCCTCCTTTTGGATTCCTTAGATGTAACATGGAAACTATTCCTACAAGACATCCATTATGAAGGAGACTATGAGTGGGACAGGCTATGTTTGGCATATTGGAAGCATATAGACCGGTCACTCAGAACTTTAATCTTTCCATTGTTACCTGTCAGATTATACCTGGGAAACCATCCCATTTGTCAGACCCTCATCTTGCCTTACCTCCAGCCAGGTTTTGTCAGCTAAGGCAGCCTAGGATGAGGATAGGAGGTAATATACGCTGTTTCTACTGTACTCGTGGGGTGTTAAGTCCCGGAAATGTCATTTAAGTTCTTGGTGTCCCAGTTCTCTCACCCCTCATGAGGAAAGGATCCAGAGAACTCTATCTATTATTCTCAGCTGAGAGATAATACTTACATGCCAGTGCAACATAGTGTCTAGAATTTTGTAGACACTCAGTAAGCCTCTGTTAATGTCACAAACAACAAGTCAGGGCTCAGAGATTGCTTCATTGTTCTTGGGTCAGCAGAGAGGGCACATAGACCTGGTTGTCCTTTCTGCCAGCTTTCCCACGGGTCTAGAAGAATGGCAGCAGTTCTGGTGAAGAGTGTGAGCTTCCAAGCAAGTTGAAACAGGGCTGGTGAGAAGGGCTGAGCTGGTATTGGCGCGAGTGCTTTAAAGTCCAGGAGGAAGATTGAGACCCTGAAGTCTCTAGGCTCCTGAGAAAAGGCCAAGATGCAGGAGCAGCTCCCAGAGAACCTCCTCAGCACTCGCTAAACCAATTTGACATTTTAGGGAAAAGTTAAGAACAGAGTTACTCCTTTGGGATTATGGTAGTGTGTGGTCTttctaaaaataagtaaaataaaataaagagaaggaaaaaaaagcatctttttcttaatttatttttccttggTTTTGTTTCACTTCCCAAACAATGAGTTAGTTCCAACTTGCTTGGGCGCTCCCATGCATCTCTTGAGCAAGTGCGGATGGTTCTAATTGTGAACCGGTGCTCCATGCACAGGGACCTCCTGGGAGTTACTACTTCTTTCTGCTGGTTTTTGGAGAGCTTCGGGAGGCTGGCACTTGTTAAGGCTGTGCAATCTGAAAGAGCGACACCCGGGCTCCCTGggtccttttcctttccttcagttccaGATCTCATCCGTGCTGCTGCGGGCCCTCCCAGGCCAGCTGACTCTTCCCTGTTTTGATCCCTGGCACCTGTGTACCAGTGCCCATTCCTTCCATCATGAGCAATTGAGTATAGCCATACATATGTGTGCGGTTATGTGCATAGAATGAGCACAGAAAGTGAAGATTAAGGTcaactggaaaaaagaaaatctcatttTCACTGCTACGTGCTCTTTGATTGTTTTATAATGTCTTTTGACATAACTGATGTTACATAAACTCACAGCAGCATTCTTAAGTTGCTATTATCtgagataataataatagcaataataatttaataatctaCTACTACAAGAATTGAGGCCAGCACTCATGCTTCTACCTCACAGGATTCTACTGACAGCATCAGGTGGCTCTCAGAGGCCACCTGCAGGCACAGAGTGGTTTTCATATCCTCTTTGCATGTATTACAGCCAAGGCATTGCAGCTGCTTTGTgcttcaggtttttttttgtttttctcacatCCCCCTTGGATCCCTGGGCATTTTGCTTATTCCTAAACATTCCTGTTGTTCCCTCTAAGACTACTCTGCACTGACAACATGCATGCTTTTCGTTGCCTCTCAGTCTCTGAGGTTCAGATATCTGACAGCCTTACCTATCTATGTTGTCTGCATCAGGTGCTTACCGAGGGATTCTTCTATTAGTAAAACTCACTTCATTATGAACGAGAATAATTTGGTGCTAATTAATAAATGAACTAGTGTCCCTTGTACTAAGGAATTTGTGATTTGGGGAACAAATAAGTGATTCTTATCATCAGAAGAGTAATCGCATGAAACGAGAACCAAACAAAGTTATTTGGGAATGCAGAACAGGAAATGGTTAATTATGCCCTAGGGAATGGGGCTTAGGAAAAGTAAcataagagagagaaaataactGAGAGGACATGAAGAATACATGTGGGATCAAATCTAGGCTTTcctacatgctaggcaaggacttGACCAGCTGAACCACACTACCCAACCCTTACCTGGGTATTTTACAGCAGACAATGGCCTGATTTCAACTGGTCAGTATTAGTGTTGTGCAGATAAGTATGCTTATACTGGGAGCATGACGGTCGGCATCATGATACCTAGATTGTGAGCCTGTGATCAacatcaaggaagaaagaaacagcatTGCAATGTTTGTactcagtgtgtgtatgtacctcGGTATGTGAGGTATTAATTAAACACTTTTTGTTCATCATCTCATGTCTTCCTCACAGTGGTCTCATTAGGTAGGAGACATATTAATAACACTTTAGATATGAGGAGACTGAAGCTTATAAATAGTAAATAATACCCTGGTTGACACTGCTCACAATTGGGATCTGAATACAGGACCGATTCTTAAGCTCAGTGTTTTGATAATGATTCTATGAGATTTTAGTCTTTGGACAAGAAGAATTTATATGCTTGACAGACAACCATGTAATCTCTTTCAGAATTATACATATGGGCCCTTATGGAGAACTCAGATATCAATGAACATATTTGGGAGTCATGAGTTTATAGGCAGAAATATAGATTTACTATTAAAGAGATTGAGATAGTCCGGGAAGAAACTGTCATTCAACTGACATTGAAAGCTAACGTGATCACTAATCTAATGTTCTAATTTTAGCCTTAAATCTAACTTTAACATTATCTAGCACATAGAAATCAATTCAATATTAATTTAACAGCATCTACTCTATTGTGATCAAACCTATTTCAATAAACACAAGACAGTAATTTTATTCTGAATGCTAAGTCTGAATTTTCATTTCCCCAGCAATCTAGTCAAGAGTTTATATTTTCATATCCTCTTTGCACCTCATCACAGCTAAGACATGGCAGCTGCTTTGTGAGCACCTGATGCAGGTAACAGGCACGGCCTAGGTAGGATATCTGAACCTCAGAGGAACCACAGGCACTTGTGATTAGAGAGAGACGAGGAACACCAATGACTGATGAAATGGTTATAATTGCAGtattaaaattttttcatttaatatttctccatccataattttatttttcagagtcGGGCAATAATTTAGATGGTTAATGTAATCAATATTAAACATAGGAAGTGTGAGTATATCACAGAGggtatagtatttttttttcagtttgagaAACTAAATGATTAATAATATCAGAATGCCATCTTATTATTTCACTTAATATATAGGTAGGATTAACAAATAGAACTAAGTGGATTTTCATCTGATTCTTGATTTATGGTTAGATGAAATTTAGGGTAGGTCCAGAGTTTGGACAGGGGATAGAATTCGAGTTTCGTTAGAGAATTGGACATTAGGATAAAGGGCGGCATGGCACTGAGATTCTAGAGGACCTGACAATCACTTGTCTTTGTATTTCAGCTTCAATCCTGACTCCTTCAGTATGGGAAGCCCCAGTGGCAATGAATCCAGTGTCACATATTTCATCTTAATAGGCCTCCCAGGATTAGAAGAGTTCCAGTTTTGGTTGGCTTTCCCATTATGTTCCCTCTACCTTATTGCTGTGCTAGGTAACTTGACGATCATCTACATTGTGAGGACAGAGCACAGACTACATGAGCCCATGTATATCTTTCTTTGCATGCTTTCTGGCCTTGACATCCTCATTTCCACCTCATCCATGCCAAAAATGATGGCCATTTTCTGGTTCAATTCCACCACCATCCAGTTTGATGCTTGTTTGATACAGATGTTTGCCATCCATTCCTTATCTGGCATGGAGTCCACAGTGCTGCTGGCCATGGCCTTtgatcgctatgtggccatctgtcaTCCACTACGGCATGCCACTGTGCTTACATTGCCTCGTGTTGCGAAGATTGGCATGGCTGCTGTGGTCCGGGGTGCAGCACTAATGGCACCCTTACCTGTCTTCATCAAGAGGTTGCCTTTCTGTCGTTCCAACATCCTTTCTCATTCTTACTGCCTACACCAAGACGTCATGAAGCTGGCCTGCGCTGACATCCGTGTCAATATCATTTATGGACTAATTGTCATCATCTCTGCCATTGGTTTGGACTCACTTTTCATCTCCTTCTCATATTTGCTCATCCTCAAGACTGTGTTGGGCTTGACACGTGAAGCCCAGGCAAAAGCGTTTGGCACTTGTGTCTCTCATGTGTGTGCTGTTTTCATCTTCTATGTGCCCTTCATTGGATTGTCAATGGTGCACCGTTTTAGCAAGAGACATGACTCTCTCCTGCCTGTCATTATGGCTAACATCTATCTGCTGGTTCCTCCTGTGCTCAACCCCATCGTCTATGGAGTAAAGACAAAGGAGATCCGGCAGCGCATCCTTCGTCTTTTTCTCATGACCACACACACTTCAGCTCACTAGGAATCCAAGATGAAACCTTCCTCCATTCAAAATTCTGTAATTCATACTTTAGCATGATAGCTTGGAAGAAAGAACTAAGACAATAAATCTTTCTTAATCAAAACATAGCTCAAAGATGCATCATGTCAAAGATGAGACTGGCTGTGGAAATTCTATGTGGAATGGAAGAATGGCTGCAATCTCCATTTTCTAATACCACATtcccttttgttttttctcttagaTGTGTTTTGAAAGTTATTACTCCCAATTTCATCACCACTCTCAATTTCGATTCGTTTCACTGAGGATGGTTCATAGCATCCTCATGGTTCATAGATGGAGCTACATATCTAAAATGTTCACCAAAGGCAcgacaaaagaaaataaacacaagactataataaaattatataatttcattTGAAACCCCATTTCCTTATTAGAATTCACAATGACTTTGGATTTCCATGAAGTTATAACTGGATTCCTTATTCAAAACAGTTTCCAAAGAAATATTGGTTTTTCTTCTGGGTCCCAGGCTAGAACAAATACACCTGCCTACCTTTTGAGATGATACATGTTATGACTGTTGTCACAGCCATGAAGACACTTTTACTTATTTAAGTTTGTCAACTTTTTATTTGTACCCTGACTGCACCAATGGGGGAAATTGATATTTTATGGTAATCAGTGAATTATATAGGACCACAGAAGcttaaaaatagaaggaaaaaaaagacgaGTTTTCGTGTCTAATCCTATGTTATGTAGAAGAATTGTTAGATAGACTGGCACAATGTTGAGTTAGGAATTTCCAGAGTCTTACACTGCTTTTGTCGGAGGCATTTGGTCCTTTATTTCCATTTATCTAGTGCTGTTTTGAATAATTTTCTATCAGTAGAAGTCATGGCCTTAATCATTCCAATAAATATTGCTCTGTGTCTATCCAAATCATTACAGTGTTTGCACAATGGAAACAGACGTGTTTCCAAATGCGTTTATTTGAGAACAGTGTGGTTAGCTACAGATTCCATGGGTATCTG is part of the Rattus norvegicus strain BN/NHsdMcwi chromosome 1, GRCr8, whole genome shotgun sequence genome and harbors:
- the Or51e1 gene encoding olfactory receptor Olr63 isoform X1; its protein translation is MGSPSGNESSVTYFILIGLPGLEEFQFWLAFPLCSLYLIAVLGNLTIIYIVRTEHRLHEPMYIFLCMLSGLDILISTSSMPKMMAIFWFNSTTIQFDACLIQMFAIHSLSGMESTVLLAMAFDRYVAICHPLRHATVLTLPRVAKIGMAAVVRGAALMAPLPVFIKRLPFCRSNILSHSYCLHQDVMKLACADIRVNIIYGLIVIISAIGLDSLFISFSYLLILKTVLGLTREAQAKAFGTCVSHVCAVFIFYVPFIGLSMVHRFSKRHDSLLPVIMANIYLLVPPVLNPIVYGVKTKEIRQRILRLFLMTTHTSAH